In the Hermetia illucens chromosome 1, iHerIll2.2.curated.20191125, whole genome shotgun sequence genome, GTCGAAGGTGTCTCCGAGGACTTGATATggtaaggaatgtccgttaagagaataAGAGAAGGAAGTGGAAGAAGATTTACGGGAGttgatagaaaataaaaataataaaggactgAGAATAGATCCGTATGGTACgcgaaaggggggggggagaacAGGATGTGCAGCCATTTAAAGAGACGAGCCAGGATCACTCGAAATGGCATGAGGCAAACCATGAAACGAGTGGGATGAGAACGCTTAAAGACGCGAGTCTGGACAGTGTCTTGTGATTttcagtgtcgaaggctttagtaaagtcagtgtagatagtatgcacttcctgccgtgaatttagacaattGGCGACAAAGAGAGCATAGATCCTAGAGGACAGGAACTTCTCTCTTGCTGTGTCTTTTTAACTATAAATATATCCAGATATAGTGTATAATTTTTCGATATTGTGAGTTTTTTGGAAACAAATTTTAACAAATCAAGTGTCTAATGTCAGGTTAATTTCGATCGCCCTAATGAAGTGCAAATTTACCGGTCCGAACGACGTTGGAATTGACCTAGGACTACTGTTGCGATTCATCGGGCCGTTTTTTAtacattaaagaagccgtgaaaaaacatggaaattcacaaaaaaaaaaattaacaagctaccattaatttatttttaattttttttattaatcctAGTTCACGAACCGGCATATACTCCACACGTTTAGATACCgtttattttttctctttaaGATGGACAGAGCGCCTTCTAACGCGATACccgaaaaaatacttttttttggagatgagtggATAAATTGCTGGGCACTTTAATAATGAGTAAAGATATCGGGCCGAAAAATAGCTTTTTTCGCTTTCACagaggatgatccccttaaacgTTACCTTGCTCTCAACGCCATTAACGTTAGGTCATTTTATCTAGACAAAACCAATTTTAAAAGTTGAGTCATTTGGAAAACGTGCTGTAAACTTCACATGAGCAATTTTCTAAAGTCCATAAAAGTAAATAGACAATTTGTTTTCTGAATATAAACTAGAATTTATAGTTTACCACCCCGCAGTCAATTAGAGATGTTTCCTTTAAAGGATTGAAATTAGTGAGTCTCATATGTACATGTGTACAAATTAGATTTAACGGTCTTTGCAGCATTTTATGTATGTCGGACGAAATAAAAAGCACATTATTTTATTGTTAtcaatattactataatttagaATTTATTTCATGTTCTTTCTCGTCCAATATTTTTGGGGCTGAAATTATTTCTGAGTGCTTAAATCAAATTACTTGCTACTGGGAAACCCATGTATCTTATGTGCTCCGAAAATGCTGGACGCAAATGAATGATATAACTATATAATTTGTTCCATCATTTGGACGGATGTTTCTCAATGAACCAAAGTCCAGCTTCTCGTTATTCAATTTAATGAGTATTTTTTCAATgtgtaaatatttaatttgaagTTATCTACGGGAAAGATAAATACGGCAAAAGTATCGAGTGAAAGGTCTTCTTCGCACACGATGCATTATTCAAACctcaaaatgcaaaattgtctcATATTGCTATTACCGCTTACACTCTAATAAAATTTATCTAACTTTCTCCGAAGATGCTACTTACGCGGAATAGTTAGTTGTTCGGTGGTGCGTAAAGAAATGTTCATACGTGACGATGATGAGAGGCCATTATTAGCAACTTTAATTCAAGTCATAAAACTGAAATTTTTCAGACAGCTTCACTTGTCAAATGCGAGCAACACGTCTctgtcatcaccatcatcattccCAGTAGTTTGGCTTGATATGCaacatttatttgattttacttTGTTTCGTAttcacttttatttttgttttcatttaattcAACGGAAAAATAAATATCTGATAGACATGGTAAGTATTATTTCTTATGCAAGGTGGAATGTTATTCTGTCAATGGCTGCGAACATATTGCATCGAATCCGTTGTTAATAGAATGCAAATGATTGCACCAAAATCTGTGGATGTGCTAGAATTGCAAATAGtaattttctcttcttcttgtATGTTACGTAAAACTACCACGGTGAATAACAATTAGTTTACGTATGTGCAGATGTGTTGATagattttgtaaaaataaaactgaagcaAAATAATACCAACGTGCATAAAAGATAATCCAGTCAAGAAGGAAATGCCCCTATAACGGAGACACATACCCCATAAGACTGACTCGATAATCTAATTATTACAAAGGGGATGAGCAATTAACACCAACTAACACGCTACGTTTCTCTTAATTCTAAAAGTCGCGAAAACCATTGTTCGAAAGgagatatttccaaatttggcgTTTTCTTAGTGTGTAGGTGCAAAATTTTCGTGAAATATATTGATCTTTTTAATTCACTCCTTAGGTTCGCTTCACTCCACATTGTGACTCAGTTCTTGGGTCAGTGGCTTAAAATGTTTGTTAGGATAGAAGTTATTTACCATGGCTTAAACCTGATGGCAGTGTAAGCATACCTATTATATCTGCGAGTTTATTTGGTGTATGTTCTTTAATTTTTGACTCATTTCTTTCTATTAGGAAAGATTACGAAGAAGCAGAATGTAGGTTGCGTGTGGCATGACAGTATTTCAAGTATTGTCATATACATACACAGCTCGTTTATGATGTGGAGTCGGTTTGCTTTATAACCTGTATTCAAATTTTCTTCCGTTCTTGGTAATTGACGAAGGTTTTCACTTTGATTGCGAGAGTCTATCCAAGCAAAAGATTATGAGCTACCTTcctataatttttactttttaattttcccATAATCGCCACTGCTCAAATAACGTTAATATATGAAATTTGATAAGCTTAAAataagaaatttcaatttccGTCAAACTTTTCTGTTTTTCACGTCCATATTATTCTTAAGGAAAAATTACAATTGACTGacaatcatttttaaggttttgtgtaaagcaaaaccttttaaaatcaatttactatTTGTGTGTCACACGTacctttctcagaaatggttataccatttgacaccaaatttagtggaaaggtgggaactacgaACGCCCACGAATACAATCAGACACATAAttctacaacgaatttaaggggtccccattcatgcaaaaagGGGAGCAGGAtaaattttttcatcgaatatagtcatgtggggtatcaacagAAAGGTCGcgattagcactttttgagGCTgatctcagttctgacatttaatgcacaagGATAGAGTGCGAGGGCTGAAATTGGTAATTTTtttacgaacccattctcagaacctaactaagcgatctgaaaaaaatcacgaaactaGCACTATATCACATCacatctgttgaaataaagttaataataatctgATTTTATTAATTGGCcgtaaaaccctccttaagttgatTGTAGGACCGTAAAATCCTGCAACATGATCCAACATGGTGGAAATcgaaatattattaataaagttctaataattaaataaaataaaattttaagactttgaatgtcaggagctcaggaaagtgaatattctgatttAATAGATGCATATATGTTACATTATGTGCTAggtactggtgttctttgtgatggacgtatcaacgattcgaaatgacgatatccgcgatcgttatggggttacactgatcatggaaaagttgcgggagaggcgtcttcgacggtatggtcacgcaattcgtgttaacgagaattcacttgccaagattggtctgaacatcgaagtcgatggtaaacgaccaaaaggatggtcgaaacaacggtggcttgacacgctggatggggatttaaaagcctagagattgcacccagatcagacattcgatagagccaaatggtaaAATCGACCATGACGAACCGACCCCACGtgacaaacgctgaagaaaaagaagaagatgtgaagaTACTCAGGGGAGTAAATATccaatataagaaatacataaaaccttttgtaCATGAAgtatccagcttctggtttcgcgACATGTTCTATTTAATTTCATCCATTTTGTGGACGCTTGCAAAAAAATATCTAGTTCGCATCTCCATCAGGAGATATGATGCAAAAAATTATCTTGGTTCTACATTGCGAATTATGAGTTTACTCAGGAAATGCTGACAAATTTTAAATTCACTTTACAGGCGAATGAAAAGAGGAGGGCCTGCGCAAGCAGAGTGGTTGCACATTGAaaatgctgcttgaaattcgaACTCACATTTATCATAATACAATGGTATTTGCTTGTTGGTTTGTGTGGTGGTTTCCCATTCTGTTACGAGCACTAATTTCCTTACGGCACTTTATGATAAACACCGCCTTCATGTCTCACAGCTTTCTTGTACGTCAAATACACTATTACTAGAAACGATTAGTCGTATTGACTCGAAATTTGGCAAAAAAGTTGAAACTGTGAACCGCCAGACATGCCATGCACCACATCGGTCGGCGTAGAGTTTGAGGAGTTTCTCATATACAAGAGGAGTTGacaattttttccataaatgTAGTTATATGGGGAATcattagtacttcccgaagcaattcttagtttcgacatcagTTGTAAAGTCAAAAATTGATGAAtccaaaacaaaaatactaaggcGCCCCCAAGTAAAACAAAAGAGGTCTCTATTGACGTGAATCCCCTTTGAgtggattttaaaaaaaaacaaaggtttGCTGTCTTCTCTAATATTGCTATGTAAAATTCAAAAGTAGGTGTCCCTAGGTGCAGGACGAAAACAACAAGCCAATCACCTATGGAATACGCAAGTACCTTGCTAATTACTGCAGAAGCGACAATGTTATTGAAGATGTACCAGTTTTCCAATAAAACCCAACAATTCATTTGCATGATCATTAGAATGGACACTAGCCCCAGTTGAATCAATCTCGTTGACATAAATTCAAACTGTTCCGTGGTTAAAATTAGTCATATCTCATGCTTCTATATGAAACCATGACTCATCGCACGAAAAATGTTAGCTGGAAATGGTTGGATTGTTGTCGGTGAAGCAACAGCCAGATAGTCAGAAGGCCTACTGGAAGACTAAGGCATAGGCGGGCTGTCAAACCTatcaaattttcttaaaaacaAACTCTTGAGCGGTTGAATTTTTGCATGGATATGCAGCAAAGATCCACAAATACAGGACAAGTATTGCCACCTGTAATGTCCGCGGCTTTGCAACATGGGTACAATTTGATGAGAGAATATATTTAGTAATATGCAAGGCTTCTTCGTTTTTTCACGTTTTAGCACCTGTTAGCTTCCCCAATTTCCATCccgatttttgaaatattttttacttttaaaaaaGACCTTATATTTGGTACCTTTTCCCCAAAACCTTAACAATTATTTCTATTtaaaaatttcagtttttaGATAATACTAATTCCCGAATTGCAAGCTGAACATGatcgaacaaaacaaatgttaatttgaaaattcaggAGTCAGTGGCAATAAAAATTAGCAGGTCTGGACCCGTTGATAATGTGGACCAGTGATCGACCAGACCGAAGGCAGCTGTTGTCGAGTATATtaaccatatatacatatatttagtTTCGAGGAATGAGCAATTGCATTTGAATATTAATTATAGGTGTCTTCAATAAGTGCAAGAAAAGTGTGATGTTGGCCACAACTGCTTAAATAGTGACGATGTCGTCAAGGAAAATCTATCAGATTAAGAGGAAGTTTGTTGTTATAAATTGAACAATATTAAGGTATCGTGACAATTTTCACTTTGTTGAAAATCTATAATTTGATAATACAATTTTAGTTAAGTAATTTCTTTTGAAACAAGGAATGGTCCATCGTCGGAGAATTCAACAATCCAAATCCAGGTTCctatgcggacccacgcatcggttaaaatgacacgtgaggaatcGAATTGCAGAAAGAACCCCCGAACATCCAAGAGCCTGGCTGGAATAGAGTCATGTAACATATGCACATATCagagcttcaatatttacggACAGACCTTCACGGCAAATTCGGCATCTATTTAGGTTGTTAATACAGCTCTTTCCTCTTAGTCAGCTGCGGTCATTCAGGATGGTCTTCTGACCATCGCCCATTCCATTACGCCAATACAAGCATTCAACTGTTTAATTTTCGTGCAACGAGTCATGTAGATTTTCATGTAGCGAGCTCTCCGTCTATCAGGTTACCATTGGCTGAATTAAAACTACCCTCGTCTTCGTATAGATCATATGCCTCCATGTAACCAACGAATACCTCGATTCTAATCACCACGCCATGAAAAGATTCTTTTGGACTGGCCAGTTCAACTCAGGTAGCAAATATTGACCCATAATAATAAGGGCAAACTGGTTGAATACATACATCAACCGTAATGTTCACAAGCTGGCTGACCATCGTTCCTACTTCACTTAAGCATTAGAATGTGAATATGCTTCACATTTACATGTTTTTAAAGCTGAACTAGACCAGCAATTGCCTCCGTATAATTATCACCATGCTACAAAAACCAAGCAGCCTACTAGATAACCGCGCTCCACCCAAGTGGAATTGTCGTCCACTCTTTACTGCTAAAGAACTACCTCTATCCGGTCAGGTTGcgccaaaaattcaatttccctAAAATCAACATACATATGTAGCGTTCAGTTTTATCCGCAAGATACTTAATCATTTAATACGTTGGCTTCCTGAACTCAGGGAATATCAAACAAACTTGAAATGTTATTCTTTCAAGAAGCGACCAAGGCTGAACTTAGGATTTATGACCAAGCGCCAAAAGTTTAGGTAGGTCAGGAGCAAACCACGAACGAGACATGGATTTAAATAATGATAATGTTCAAAcaatgcaatgcaaagagggattatctgtctcatacataaaaagggagatatcacgcagtacagcaattatagaggtaccacgttgctgagagatattctccgctatcttgctaggccggatggccccatacgcccagagcatcattggcccataccaaagaggcttcactccaggcaaatcagcaacagatcagattttccctctgcggtaagcgatggaaaaactgttggaatatggacatcagttgtatcCACCAACTTTCCGTTGATTTTAAGGCCGCCAataatagcatagtcagggtaaaactgtacacggccatgagagaattcggtagcccggcgaagttaataagactgactaggctgaccctgaccaatgtgcgaggccaaataaaagcagcaggatcactctcaagaccattccacatcaacaacggtctacggcaagggggtgccctatcatgcgtcctcttcaacctggtgctggaaaaagtgatctgtgatgctgaggtaaatgtgaggggtacgatcctctctaaATccacttatgctgacgatatgggaagaacgatccgagacgtacaaactgccttcatccagatcgagcaggcagcgcaaggtattgggctgcacatcaatgaaggtaagacaaaatatatgctgccaacgtcagcgccaaaaatcaaccaacgaTCAAtatcaagccgcactggtcaaacgggaaaaataaaaataagagactacaactttgagatcgttgataatttctcctatctagggtcgaaaatcacaaccgataattgctatgacgatgaaatccgctgaCACTTGTtagcagcttacaaaaactgttccgctcgaaatgtctcaccatagggtcaaacctcttactgtgcaagacaattatcttgccagttctcgtgtactcctcggagacttgggaaaaagaattacgaactcttggccgcattcgagagaagaatcctccgaagaatttttgaattttgatttaggacatgaggatgaatgattccgtagcctaaataacgacgaaatctaggagcaataccatggccgtcaggttgtggataatatccggctTCATAGGTTAcgctgggcaggtcacttaatccgtatggatgaggatgatccaacccggaaagtctataagggcaatatctatggtagaaaaagaagacgaggcagaccctgtctgagctggagccaggacgccaggcagcttttaggggtatcgaattggtggacctcggcgcaaaaccgggatgtctggagttccttattaagcgaTGAATGTTCAAACCAAGTCACTATCAACAGTGAAAAATCGCGAGGCTCAGTGTAGTGTCAAATCAAACTGTTAGATTGAGGATACAAAACCGGCAGAAGCAGGCGATAAATGGAATAtacagaaaatattacataaggTTTTGCAGATCGGACCTGTTGGAAAACAACTTACTtccacggttgtggtccacaGATTCCTTACACTTGGGCAAGCAAGCAAGTTTCAAAATTATGtgactttcgctttcattcaggacggaggcaactcatcaaacgccaCCTACATCTACCCTGAAAGAAGCAGCATAATCCAGACGGCTACAACGTGGATGAATATAAATTCATGCTAGCTTCATGAAGAATTTGAGGGAGCCCTGAATCCGCTATCTACTTGATGGGCGAAACTGCAAGTTATACACTTTTTCAACTTGGACCCGTGGACCGCAAGCAAATTGATGATTCAAAGCGCTGTTTGCGGCTATCTATTTCTATTTCGGAACAAAAAAGGGCAATCAAAAACACAATAGCCAACAGCCTATGCATTTTGGGGAATGCAGTGAATTTTGCATTTGGACTTTCTTCCGAGGGGCCACATAATCAACAGCAACTTCTAAATTGAATTATTGGATCGATTGGTTGACGCAAATATATATTACTCAATGGTTGAAGAGTTAGTCGAAATACCAGAGGATAATTGACAAACCTTAGTGAACAGGACCAAATTGCAAAAATCTATTCCCATGCATGCGACCGCGCGCATTTTGGAGTACTCAAACGGGAACTGTACACTGAACACTATTTAAATTAATGTGCTGCTATGCTCCAACGGAAGTATAACTTCGCAACACAATAGTGGTAATCTCGATCTCATAGCTCCCTACTTTTAAAAAGACCTTGGTGAAATCTTTTCACATTCAATGAAATATACAATATAACaaggaaatgattttttttaatggttACAACTCTATATTTATTTAACTTCTAAAAATCTGACATATTCACAAACTTCATGACAAGGTAAATAAAAAACTATACTATGATTATTTCTATaacattataaattttccatttagAGTTAACAAATTAATACCTCTCAACTCTTTATCTGGTGACTTCTTCTCTATTGAAATTCCAATATACTTAATAAGGTTGATGTCGTTGATGAGGCCTGGTACCTCTTTGGTTACCTCCCTGATAACCAGTATAACCTCCATACCCTGAATAATTGTTACTGCCATAACCACCATAATTTAAGTATTGGCCAGCGCCATACCCTTGATTGCCATAGGGTTGACCATAACCTACAGTTTTATTACCTGCAAAACCACCTTTTCGCCCGCCATGAGGTCCTGCATTCATTACTGGCATATTTGCTGACTTAGACGCAGCCTTCTTGACATCAACCTCCTTGCCTGCAATTGTTTGTTTTGGAGTTTTCAGTAGATCATTAGCCACTTGATCTGAATCGAATGTAACGAAACAGAAAGCCTTTCGTTGATTCTTCTGCTTATCAAACGGCGATTCGATTTGAATGATATTTCCAAACTGGGAAAAGTGAGTTCTAATTTCATCGTCACTAATTTCTGGAGTCAATCCGCCGATGAAGATTTTTCCCTGTCGGGATTTCGCTTTCTTGGCATCAACTTGTTTATTGTTGATAACATGAGTCTCAACTTGCAGCACCTTATCGATTGAATTTGGATCAGCGTAAATAATAAATGCAAATCCCTTGGATCTTCCGGTTGTCGGGTCTACCTTGACGTGTATACTTTGAATATCGCCGTACTGACCGAAGTGTTCTCTTAGTTCTTTTTCAGTCGTTTCAGAAGTTAAACCACCAACAAATAGTTTTCGATTATTCTCATGTCCATTTAATGAATTCTCCGCTGATCCGTATTGTGGAGGATTAGACGCCTCGCTTTGTAGACCACCATTAACAGCTCCATTTTGACATGCACCACCATCTGATCCGTTTTCACTATTACTCATTTGAGCATTGCTATCAATGTTTGCACTTTCCGAGAGAGCtgcgttaatttcattttgatCTGCCATTCTTCTAGATTTTTAAGTAAAGTTCCACTAGCGTTAAAATTTCACTAAAAACGAACCACTCGCCAAGAAACTTGGAGTTGAAATGAAATGCTTGAAAGGAATGTGCTTTAATATTTATGTTAGAATTAAGAAAGGATGTATTCTTAGAAGAAAAATAGATTTTGGTTTTCCTTAAAAGTTCGTTAATtacattttgtttcatttttatgtTTACCTGCTTCATAATATCAAACTTAATTACTTTGAAGAAAAATTAGGTTTAAATTCAAATTACGCCAGGGCGTACCTGTTTCCTACTCTTTCTTAAAACATCATTGCGTTCATATCTCGTGCTCCCCCTATGTGAACTGTAAACTGAGTTCAAATTATGGTTAAAAGTTCTGgtttaaagttaataaaagtctgttaggaagaaaaattatgTTTTCACTTTCCTCATTTATCACTATTTTTCCCAGAACCTATTGAacatttgaaatattatttgaGTTTTCTGTTTGATATAATTTCTTAAAAATGGTTGCGTTGCCAGATAAGCGGCATAATTTCTATTAcataattttataaagaaattccaTTGAAGATATAAGGACTTGAAAGTTTTATGTTTTTTCCTAATTGCCCTGGAAAATGTCTTTGTGAATGGCAAGTCTAAAGAATAATGTTATTAACCATTATCATTTCcgaataatttaataatatctataaatggtactcatgtatatagaaaaaatttgaagagatCTTTTGATTCTGAAGAAATAATAAACCCTGagtatttttattataattgtaTTCTGCAGAATACTTTGTACCCAGAAAATACAAGGAAAGGTTTCTTCATTACCTCTCTCTTTTTTGTGGGTATTGATTAGATAGTGTATGCTCGTTCAACTGGTGTATGCATAAAGATTTTGCCCCGAGATTAAATACCATATCAGCAACAAAGGTAGAGACTTTCAACTATTTACAGTACTTTTGCTGTCGTATTTTTTTCGTAGTGAAAAACCGGTTTTTGTCAAATCAAGAAAGAAGGACTAAACATCAGTATAAACCTAAGCTAAGTAAGGTTCTAGTTAATAAATTGACAATTAACGCCAAATCCTTCAGGCTTTCATTTTGCACTCGCATTTGTTATGTATATCTTTAggttaaaaattaaaatcgaaTTGATAGTAAAATCTAAAGTCCTTGCATAGtttacgtttttttttcaaggtaTAATAGGAACGTACAGAGGATGGGTTTGTTTGTTGGAGGCAGACTGAAAAAGCAATCCGAAGCCGCAATATACCAAATATACTGTTGGTGTAACCCACTTGAATACGTATTATTAGGCTCTAGCGTAATTATGAGCCCAAGTAAAACACAACCTTTTCGTAGTAAAAGTTTCTAAGaatgtttaagggggtcatcccgtctgtcggatccgcggaatcaattttttttggcatcaattgtatctagatatagtgtagaatatatgggcaaagtgattttttgatattcggagtcattcgaaaattacagtgttaaacacgtgataagtcacatgccagatttatgtcgatcgccgtaataaagcgcgtatttatcggtccggatgacgttcgaatgacttcgctaaaaggacaagaattcaaGCCatggccgtacatgtgtttcttcaagaaacctaaggtttatggactaggtatagcagattaatggtcagttaaggttttatggctaaaaatcgcattctactttctaaatgcgtttttctcgaaaccgcatgttgaaaatcggctgccgccatagcccaaaatcttgtgcaacgaaattctttgaaattttcacgacttattcagaacatatttctacggtccacaaactaggataattgcgattcattcagtagtttttttttttattcattgaagaagccgtaaaaaaacgccaaaattcaaaaaaaaagtttaacagcgcaccaaaaatttagtttttaatattttttaataatcctagtttgcagactgtagttgAGTctatacgttaaaatgccgtttactttttttctctaagatgatcgcagcgctctctagcgtggcagcagaaaaacaccttttttggagatgggtggtAAATTGTTGTGTATGTAACACACCAGCTATGGCTAAAAATATGAATCAGCCTTTAGCTTTAACTTTATTGCCTTCTGTATAACTTTCTCTTCGCCAAGTTTCAGAATTGTTCCCGTTAGTAAGTATTCAGATGGTGGTGTTTTATTATTGCAAGTAGATTTACTATCTGTATTCGAACACTACTTTCATAAAAGAAACATTTCCCCGTACAACCTTAATTCCTCTGTCTTAC is a window encoding:
- the LOC119647554 gene encoding RNA-binding protein squid-like is translated as MADQNEINAALSESANIDSNAQMSNSENGSDGGACQNGAVNGGLQSEASNPPQYGSAENSLNGHENNRKLFVGGLTSETTEKELREHFGQYGDIQSIHVKVDPTTGRSKGFAFIIYADPNSIDKVLQVETHVINNKQVDAKKAKSRQGKIFIGGLTPEISDDEIRTHFSQFGNIIQIESPFDKQKNQRKAFCFVTFDSDQVANDLLKTPKQTIAGKEVDVKKAASKSANMPVMNAGPHGGRKGGFAGNKTVGYGQPYGNQGYGAGQYLNYGGYGSNNYSGYGGYTGYQGGNQRGTRPHQRHQPY